The window AGGTTTCTTCGATTCGTCATAATTTTCCCGAAACGATATGGTTAGGTTACCCGGGAATACAATGGTGAGCGCGCTTCCCTGAAGGGATTTCTTCATGGAAGGTTTTGAAGAACTGGCAAAGCAGTATGAACCGATGATTTATAAAATCATGAAAACATTACACATTTATAAAGATAAGGACGAGTTTTTCCAGCTTGGTTTGGTCGGCTTATGGGAAGCTAAATTAAAGTTCGACCCTAACAAAGGTGAGTTTACCAACTATGCATTCACGTACATTAAAGGTTTATTTTTAACAGAGATGGCGAAAACAAATCGGCACGCGGAACGGATGGTGTTTCCAAAGGATGAGTTTTGGGAGGTTATTGAGGATACTGGTGCTAAGATGCCATTTGAAGCGAAGTTGTTGCTCTCTTATTGTGAGTCTTTATCAGTCGGGCAAACGAAATGGGTTTTTTACACTTGCGTGGATGGTTTGAGTGTTAGGGAGATTGCCGCAAAGGAAGGTGTTTCTGTTTCAGCGGTGAAAATGTGGCGGAATGGTGCCAAGCGAAAACTTCGCGGGAGCTTAGAGAATGTAGAATAATCAAGACTGCCCCAGACCCGTCAAAAATATCCACTTCCCCAAGGAAAGGTTTACCACTATAATAAAAGTACAATGGGAGAGGTCGTTTGACGGTTTCTCCCTCCTACTTTGAATAGATGCGAGTGATTGATAAATGCCAAGAAAAATGGAATCCGCTAGAATCTACTTAGCTACAGTGTCAATTATCGGAATAGTGGCATTCTTCATGATGCAACAATTCCATTTTAGCGATGCCTTCGGATCTACGATCTCATTTGTTCTTCTAGGGGCGATTATTATCCTAAGCCATTTTATGATTACCATCCCACCTTACGAAAAAAATATTTCGATGGATTCGGCCATTTATTTGGCTATTTTGTTTTTGTTCGGGCCAAGCCTAGCCTTAAATATTCTATTAATCAATGCGTTTTTTTACGGAATATGGAAAAAGAAGATTGCTTGGTGGAAGCATGTATTTAATTTTGCCATTTACTCGTTAATGATTATACTATCGTACAATATTTTTATTTTGTTTGGCGGGAAGGTTGGGGAAATCCAAACAAAGCACTTAATACCATATGTACTTTCATTAACTGGTTATTTTGCTGTGAATATACTCCTGACCATCCTTTATTTCTTATTATTAAAAAATG of the Bacillus sp. 1NLA3E genome contains:
- a CDS encoding sigma-70 family RNA polymerase sigma factor translates to MEGFEELAKQYEPMIYKIMKTLHIYKDKDEFFQLGLVGLWEAKLKFDPNKGEFTNYAFTYIKGLFLTEMAKTNRHAERMVFPKDEFWEVIEDTGAKMPFEAKLLLSYCESLSVGQTKWVFYTCVDGLSVREIAAKEGVSVSAVKMWRNGAKRKLRGSLENVE